In Cydia pomonella isolate Wapato2018A chromosome 12, ilCydPomo1, whole genome shotgun sequence, the sequence AATGTCAAATTCGGCTTTCTGCAGGATTTAgactagagatgcaacgaatattcggccattattcggtattcggccacaatttcactattcagccgaataccgaatagtggcatagtattcgggcgaataccgaatagtacgttaacacgtagataacggCAAACGAGGGgtataaaaagtaacaaactacaagtcagactacctttatattcatagatagtaaaacaaaaagatgagaaaaataatacaaaatagttttttttacacacaCGACGAAATCTAACGCACCGCAATGTCGTGtagaataagcgcaatttctatcaaagactgcctacagcgagaaataagttgcaacttgcacagcGAATGCACGCGCGCGTtcgaatttacttcattttaggtaaaatttcttgccgaatattcggccgatggctccgccgaatattcggtattcggccaagccactattcgttgcatctctaatttagaccgcgagccaggaacaattttcatgaccaatcgcctcacggctgaaaactcgtgtagtggttaatggctaggtatgatgaaccctcgtgaccgtcagctgccgctccgttggagatatggcagccaccgaaacacgtaaaacaaaaaaaaatgccatcgcctcccgtttgatactttgtcaaatgatagttcagatgctgttgttacCTAAAAAAATCGTAAGCCGATTATATcacggtggtaagaacatcagctggtcgcatgaacatgtaaaaaataagcgctataccttttatgatagcaataacaaatcatgaaactttgcatgtaacATTTCATCAGGAgtaaacgcctgaaaagccatcaacggataacgcaatttacacattacgcatagtTTGttgcacataaagtggtaaggcgcatattttttacatgttcattttacagctgacggtcattacaccgcgatagaaccggctgacggttttttttagtttagaacagcatctaaactatcacctgacaaagtatcagccgggaggcgatgactgacgaaatatgctcctggcccgcggtctaattGCAGGATTCCAGTACAAATATTAAATGAACCTGCAACAGCCTGGGCAGAGCGTTAGCCACAGCAACGGCCAGGCTGTGCTGGGGCGAGTGCTTCGCGATGTGGCCCAGCGTCCACGCCGCGGCGCACAGCTCCGCGTCATCGCCCTCCGTGTTCTGAAGGATGGTCACTAATACAACGATAGCCTGCCAAATTTAAAAAGTGcagtataaaatatacttatgtaagtaaataatgaaTGCCCATAGCTTTTTTTGGTGTGGTACCAAAAAAAAGCTAAGGGCATTAATTATTGTTATGACTTGAAAGAAGAATGAAGCCTAAGCAGATGTTCAGCAAGCTATGGCGTCATAAGATAACAGTATATAGCTCTGCAGCATATCTTTCTCAAAACAAGCCACATCTACAATTAACGAGGTTTCCTATATGTTTCCTGATTCCTGTCTGGGTTGGAAGGCTGGGTGAAATTGCAATTGAAAAACCTGTTCTTGAGATCAGATTGCTTAAAAGCCACCCCAGCATGCGCCTTTAGGAAAACGGGAAAGTGCTAATATGAGAAAAAGAGGAATTTATGTAATGATACAGACCTTGGCATCGATGACAGCCATAGCGAGCTGGTCGGACTGGATGTAGCCAAGCGCCATGCACGCCGGCACTTGCACGCCACCTGTGCTCACGCTAGCACACAGTCGCCTGTATTCACTAGCTGGGCTAGCTGTTCAATGAAGTAACACAGACCAGGAAAACGGTAACGCCTGAGCGCACcgtctcggccgaggcacgtctactctgaccggtttgtgcgtgaggaaattgcctcgcgggtatgctcgctctgtgtggacccgctgAAGTAACACCGACCTTGGCCTCGATGACAGCCATCGCGAGCTGGTCTGACTGGCCGGCGATGTAGCCGAGCGCCATGCACGCTGGCACTCGCACGCCGCCCGTGCTCTCGCTCAGCAGCTCTACTAGCGGCCCGCAGCCGCCTGTGTTTACCACTAGCTGGGCTAGCTGTTCATGAAAAATATTAAGTCAGTAGGGAAAATTTTGGCATAGGTTTGTGGAGTCTTGGATACTATTAGGGATCTGCAAATGAAAGACAATGATTCTGACTTAATGACGATTATGTGGACGGGACGTGGTAGGCGGGCGAAAACTAGTTCTCATCATACCACAGACATCATCTTAATACCATGGTCCAATTTTATAGTTACTATTTGACATCATCATTGTGTATTCATTGCATTCATATTGCTGGTTTACAGTTACAGATACATAGGTGTAATATAACATTGTGACTTGCAATTCTATGAAATGAAGCCCATCCTGAGCCCACATAATAGGGTATTTGTTATTTACCCACGGGTGCGCGTGCGCGTTATAAAGATAAGTGCAGATGTTAGGATGCCGCTAACGACTCAGTTAGCTCAGCTTCGCTTGTTAACTTTAACTTACATCAACAGACTGCTTAACGATGTCCCGGATGAGGCAGGCGGCAGCGCGGCGCACGGGCGCAGCGTCGTGGCCGGCGTGTAGAAGGGCAGGGGGTAGGGCGCCACCGGCCACCACCGCCTCGGCTAGCTCGGCTCGCGCGCTTGCCACCGCGCCGAGCGCGCATAACGTGCTTCGCTGAACGGGGAAATTTCAGGCCATAATTAGTCAACATTCTAATTTCGAGACATTTTGATCCATGATGCgtgatatctaaaaaaactgTTCTTATTAAGACCGAGAATAACTTGGGAAAAATATTTAGAGCACATAGCCAGATTAGCCAGCCTATATGTACAAGTTGGAAAGGCCCTGGAAGAAGGTGGCGCTAAGTCATGTACGATACCGTCACCATTTGGTGTAGGTACATTAAGTTCGCTGATGCTAGCGCAATCAGAGAATTCAGAGACTAGAATTATACCTATAACATAATAGGGGGTCTAATTGCTAAACCGCTCTCACGATTTTGTCCATCCATAATACTTTGAGTAACAAAAAAACAaggataatccgtttatttgtttgccacaatacacacaggaaatacaaatgacaaaaaaaaacagataatacaaaatcaaacgagagaaatacacatttatacaaaatagaagtagaaagaaaaaaatacattgaaataataCTGATCCCtacatataggaaatgttgtgtgcgttgcagcaaaacaaaagggttctggctcagtattacgcttcaccctatgggcgacgcactgatattctgccaggaacagatcacgtcaaccaagatacagtgtaaaatatgcaatattcaaagttagtacttacctaaataccttgtttataaaGTTACATAATTACCATTAAAAGTGTGTACTTACATAGTTATGATATTGAAGTGCCAGTGTGATTAGCAATCATGCTTAAGTAATACGTAGTGTCaagtgtaattataagaagaaaatcatttttagggttccgtagtcaactaggaacccttatagtttcgccatgtctgtctgtccgaggcttagctccgtggtcgttagtgctagaaagctgaaatttggcatggatatataaatcaataaagccgacaaaatcgtacaataaaatctaaattttttttttttttagggtacctccctacacgtaaattgggggtgaaatttttttttttttgcttcaaccctacagtgtggggtatcgttggaaaggtctttcagtAATAGggatcttcaacaaacatttttttataaagtgaatatattcggagataatcgctccgaaagaaaaaaaaatgtgtccccctccctctaacttttgaaccataggtccaaaaaatatgaaaaaatcgtggaaatagagcttaagaaatacattaaatgaaaactatagcggacatgatcagtttagctgtttttgagtcatcgcaaaaagtttccccttcatagtaaaaagacttacctactttaaataggtaggtactgattatgcaaatttgcctatttgtttaactcaggtaaaaggtaccgtttcatcccttggttaacaattttctatactttaagctccagtttagcttattgtgacgaaagagtaactacggaaccctacactgagcgtggcccgacatgctcttggccggttttttatacatacattatgaattactaagatcaaataaaataataatattagtttaagaCTAAACTCGGTAATCAGCAACCAGGTAACCATAAGGGACTCCCAAACTTTGCTTCTccaaaaggtatttatttaaatgaaatttgaaagATTGCTTGGTTTTCATATGACGAAAAGGTGGAGGAATATTGTTCCAGCACCTAGCTGGTTGCGAGATACCGAAAACAGCCTGTGAAAACAACGGTTTTGTGAGGATGCGCTTCCAAAAGACATCGTCTGGTAGATCGAGTACCGTGTCGTTTATGGAAAGAGGAAATACGTATTTTGGAGTACAAAAATCCGGGCCTTTCGTTATTCAACACGCCAAATAGAAGATTCGCAagatgtagatttttttttttatactacgtcggtggcaaacaagcatacggcctgcctgatggtaagcagtctccgtagcctatgtacacctgcaactccagaggagttacatgcgcgttgccgaccctaaccccacccccctcgttgagctctggcaaccttactcaccgacaggaacacaacactatgagtagggtcaagtgttatttggctgcggttttctgtaaggtggaggtacttccccggttgggctctgctctagatctggaatgacatctgctgtgctgtgccctaccacacaaggcgagatgacattcacattgcccatacctctctacATATATAGATACACATATGTAGATGTCTACATCTTGCGAATCTTCTAGGCTACAAGGCAATAACGCATACCTTTAACTTTGGGTCCTGGTTCTCCAATCCTCGCACCAGGTGGCAAATGGCTCCTGCGTCCACGACCGCTTCGGGTTTATGCTGCGCTAAATCTACCAAAGCACCTGCTGTGATCTAAAAAATCGGATAGGTATATATAGTAGAACAGGcaggtttccgcaactcgacatcTTATTTATGTGGGTATAGGTGCAGCTAGGTTTGTAATGCTTAGTTATTTATTCTCTTGATTGCTCGACTGTGAGGAAATTGTGGagcaaacaaaaaacaaataaaagtcCGAAAGTCGCCTTTTCCCTGAGGCCTACAAAGTTGAGCATCTTTCTGAGTCTGGCATTAGCAACAGCAGATATTCTGCATTAAATAATTTGCATCCGTAAAAATCGATGCGgcgtttttattgaatttgtataAATTGCATGCAAAATTTCCTTAAGATTCCTCCGTTATCATCATCAGACAAAGTGCCCTCGGTTTTCATTCTGTTTAATTGACTGAGTTAGTGAATAGTTATAACCTGCTTGAGACTTATCTCTGGTTCCTGAAAGGCTAGCACTAGAAGCGGCAGCGTGCCCGCGTCCGCTACCATGCCCGCTAGAACTTCATTGTGTTTGCCGATGTAGCCCAAAGCCCAAGCCGCGTTTTCTTTCACCTGTGTTCATATTCGCCGATGTGAATCTAACTATGGATGGGTCACACATATTTAGGTTCTAATTTGTCTTTtttacctcagcagctcgaacaagcctactttcgtcactccagggagtgttGAAAGTGCGACACTCCTCCCTCcagggagtgacgaaagtactACTTTCCGCACTTCAGGTAGTGAGACAAAGGAGccttttaatttagtgaaggccataaGTACaggataaaaatgtttacttgatgttgattttttttaacctctaatatgttctcactactgaggtaaaaagttgtatgtgtcacacgagaacAAAGTTATTgaacatctcgtgtttttgagtccctcgctacgctcaagattctaacttagaatctttcgcttactcgggactcaccactcttgttgcacaaataactatactCATCACGAAAtataacccttttccaggcataggtagtacgatttatcgaccacatacgcgtcATTAGAATTTCatctttagcattccgatttaaggttcaaattatattacactttcaggaaatgttacttgtcttcaaatgaatcatcaaagctgaattataattggaatatatttggtttttttggcaaaactttgtagattggtgcggcctggaagaGTTAAGAAACCAAGCACAAATTAccgaaatattttatacaagcCTAAAAAATTACTATTCAGAAATTAGTTATTATTAGTAGTTTTCGGGAACAGACAAATTTCATTTCAACTTATGCCTTATTAAGACTGTGTTTAACCCtataataaagtaggtacagCTTGTGTTAATACCTATTCGCTCCGTGCATGGCTGTGACGCCCTTTGGCGAGTGTGGGACATATGGATTGCTTATTTGACGGTGAGCAGCTGCCAAATAGTATAAAGATGTCGTCCCacgaaagttcatattttcaccaCTTCGTGCGTTGACGTCACTTTATATATTTCCTCCACAAACAATTTCGCAACGCACACAGCCAATATTGGTAGTAAAATTAGGTAGGTGTAAATATTATGGGAGTAACCTGGgtgtagggaatgcaaaccggttttaaccgaaacgtAAACCGTTTTTGACGTAAActaaacccaaaaccgggtttttagaatttgaaaaaaccggtttcggttttattcggcttttatttatttacctaagttgcatgttttattcattataagggtataaatcggtcctaaaccggttgaatcgacatcaaatcaaataatgtggtgttgtgttagtttgatcatttgtaacgctaaatgaatttttacgatacaaaatacaaaaatacgaaagatttaaataatataaagtactggcagtggcaggacatccgtgctggtgtaccTACGAATACGAATTGGTATaaggtcttacttataattttattatgcgatgcgctgtagaaaaatcctacgtaatcaattatatcaatggcagctttagagtctttggttggttcggtgataacgacttaccgacaaccatttttgtctctttcgcactaataggaaagggtagttcaaaccctaaagaatggaattacttgactgcctgtgtttgcccagtttaagctaacacCATCAGTTTCTAATCGACTTTTCGAGAAGAAACACGTGACGTGAATTGTTGTATTagcttatttcatttatttcctactttacaaatccataataacttagcaaatattttataaaggaaggtagtaacagtaaacgaattaactacttgaatttttactagaagacagcgaaaaactAAGAGCAAGATTTTGGATTGGGCCActtgatttaagacaaataacattaaattataaattgatattgtcatatatttaagaaaaaaataatttaataaaattgttttgatcctattcctagttacaaataacattaagttatttgacaattcccatacaatacaataaaatattcagatattctgtctttaatttcgtgataaaatcgtgtatatactatactagaattcgtttttacacgtgaagcaatctttcgtgaatttttaatcgtgaagcaaaaaaaaaccggttttgaaaaacctccggtttttgcattccctacctGGGTGTCAAAGTCGTCGAGACACGAAACGATGTGCTCGAGCGCTCCGAGTCGAACGATGGATGAAGCAAGTTCCTCGTTGTGCCTGTAATATAAATGTAATCAacagaaatattttaaacagacGAAGAAAATAAGTATTGaatacacaaacacacacacacacacacacacatacaagagcacaaatttcaaataaaacagaACTGATGAAGACCAAATTACTGAGTTAAATAGATACCTGTATCAGGAATACCTACGtaacaataacattaataaacATCAGCGCGCGATTACTTACTTTGCCACAGCCCGCATAAGGTACAGTGCAGATCTTTTGTAAAATACCTGTAGATAAGAGAAAAGTTTGTCGATATAAAGCCTGCCCTCACGCGGTATtttaacgactagtgaaactcataagtagTTCGGTTGATATACAGCATGctggtgactccccgcaggtaGGTGTTAGGTATGGTgttataacgactagtgaaactcataagtagttcggtcgatatacagcatgctggtgactccccgcaggtaGGTGTTAGGTATGGTgttataacgactagtgaaactcgtAATGGCATGCGTTTTGGAAATCTCCTGCACCCCGCATATGGGCACTATCGACCAATTCATAATTCTTTATTTGTAAGAATAGAGTATAATTtggtcttaaaataataaaaggaatCCTTGTATTCAGCATGCAAGCAAGagtacaaatatttacattaatataattaaacaatctaaaaattaaataaaaataaatttatcaattattacaattaaatatatcataatGTCATCGGTTCCTTATACTCTAAGTAAGCCTTAacgctataaaaacatttatccaGTAACCATTTTGTTAAATTTCGTTTAAAAGTTTCCCCCGACAGTATTCGAAATTCATTTGGCAATactcatattaaaatatttattttttacatatcttTGTGACTAGGAGGTTTGTACAAAAGGCACATTTTATGTGGTCTTGTCTGTCTTTTTTGTTTAAGGAAGTATTCTGAATGGGACTTGACAAAAACACATACATCCCTAATGTATAAACATGGCAAAGGTAAAACATTAAGGTCTCTTTAAATAAA encodes:
- the LOC133523612 gene encoding sperm-associated antigen 6-like isoform X2; its protein translation is MSHSMSSPKNIQLIFETYQKSRVAFVQAMAELATRATNVKCLESVGVLDPCSTVRQCAVVAAARLAEHDEGVARQLLATGMATIALENLNKYNVFYKRSALYLMRAVAKHNEELASSIVRLGALEHIVSCLDDFDTQVKENAAWALGYIGKHNEVLAGMVADAGTLPLLVLAFQEPEISLKQITAGALVDLAQHKPEAVVDAGAICHLVRGLENQDPKLKRSTLCALGAVASARAELAEAVVAGGALPPALLHAGHDAAPVRRAAACLIRDIVKQSVDLAQLVVNTGGCGPLVELLSESTGGVRVPACMALGYIAGQSDQLAMAVIEAKAIVVLVTILQNTEGDDAELCAAAWTLGHIAKHSPQHSLAVAVANALPRLLQLYTNPKSSAEVHARTSCALKQALQCCLHRPALEPLLHAAPACILKYVLAQYAKILPNDARARRLFVTTGALKRIQEIDTVPGTSLKEYINIINSCFPEEIVRYYTPGFSDSLLDRVEAFTPQIPELFTDRVPSDCQSELTVENAN
- the LOC133523612 gene encoding sperm-associated antigen 6-like isoform X3, with the translated sequence MSHSMSSPKNIQLIFETYQKSRVAFVQAMAELATRATNVKCLESVGVLELLRPLLSDPCSTVRQCAVVAAARLAEHDEGVARQLLATGMATIALENLNKYNVFYKRSALYLMRAVAKHNEELASSIVRLGALEHIVSCLDDFDTQVKENAAWALGYIGKHNEVLAGMVADAGTLPLLVLAFQEPEISLKQITAGALVDLAQHKPEAVVDAGAICHLVRGLENQDPKLKRSTLCALGAVASARAELAEAVVAGGALPPALLHAGHDAAPVRRAAACLIRDIVKQSVDLAQLVVNTGGCGPLVELLSESTGGVRVPACMALGYIAGQSDQLAMAVIEAKNTEGDDAELCAAAWTLGHIAKHSPQHSLAVAVANALPRLLQLYTNPKSSAEVHARTSCALKQALQCCLHRPALEPLLHAAPACILKYVLAQYAKILPNDARARRLFVTTGALKRIQEIDTVPGTSLKEYINIINSCFPEEIVRYYTPGFSDSLLDRVEAFTPQIPELFTDRVPSDCQSELTVENAN
- the LOC133523612 gene encoding sperm-associated antigen 6-like isoform X1, with product MSHSMSSPKNIQLIFETYQKSRVAFVQAMAELATRATNVKCLESVGVLELLRPLLSDPCSTVRQCAVVAAARLAEHDEGVARQLLATGMATIALENLNKYNVFYKRSALYLMRAVAKHNEELASSIVRLGALEHIVSCLDDFDTQVKENAAWALGYIGKHNEVLAGMVADAGTLPLLVLAFQEPEISLKQITAGALVDLAQHKPEAVVDAGAICHLVRGLENQDPKLKRSTLCALGAVASARAELAEAVVAGGALPPALLHAGHDAAPVRRAAACLIRDIVKQSVDLAQLVVNTGGCGPLVELLSESTGGVRVPACMALGYIAGQSDQLAMAVIEAKAIVVLVTILQNTEGDDAELCAAAWTLGHIAKHSPQHSLAVAVANALPRLLQLYTNPKSSAEVHARTSCALKQALQCCLHRPALEPLLHAAPACILKYVLAQYAKILPNDARARRLFVTTGALKRIQEIDTVPGTSLKEYINIINSCFPEEIVRYYTPGFSDSLLDRVEAFTPQIPELFTDRVPSDCQSELTVENAN